The Arthrobacter sp. NicSoilC5 genome has a window encoding:
- a CDS encoding TetR family transcriptional regulator, producing MRRTGEENRRNILEVATRLFYTRGIRAVGMDTVIKECGVGNATVYRQFPTKDALATAYVEGRADAWFERMRNTAGEHADPRDKLIAIFEVLATDCARSTYRGCPMLNTNTEFPEGHHPAHQAAVTHKQQIRDWFYSLAAEAGADEPDQLAEELLIVLNGAYATASVLDGGTYGKRAVELARRLITSACAPRAAMT from the coding sequence ATGCGCAGAACGGGTGAGGAAAACCGCCGCAATATTCTTGAGGTGGCCACGCGCCTGTTCTACACGCGGGGTATCAGGGCAGTGGGGATGGATACGGTCATCAAGGAGTGCGGCGTTGGCAACGCCACCGTTTACCGTCAATTCCCCACCAAGGATGCCCTCGCCACGGCCTACGTGGAAGGCCGCGCAGACGCCTGGTTCGAGCGCATGCGCAACACCGCCGGGGAACACGCGGACCCACGGGACAAGCTCATCGCCATTTTCGAAGTACTCGCCACGGACTGCGCCCGCAGCACCTACCGGGGATGCCCCATGCTGAATACCAACACTGAGTTTCCAGAAGGCCATCACCCTGCACACCAGGCAGCCGTTACCCACAAACAACAAATCCGAGACTGGTTCTACTCCTTGGCGGCTGAGGCTGGCGCCGACGAACCCGACCAGCTCGCCGAAGAACTCCTCATCGTCCTCAATGGGGCCTACGCCACCGCGTCCGTCCTTGACGGTGGCACGTACGGAAAACGCGCCGTCGAGCTGGCCCGGCGCCTCATCACCAGCGCCTGCGCGCCACGCGCTGCCATGACCTAG
- a CDS encoding IclR family transcriptional regulator: MNTIQLLMKASQVIDELARIGQSTPAELAKVVSEPRPTVYRIVAALEQEKLVRSGGDGKLELGTGILKLGDAAADALVDRSELRSQLRWVRGQLGMSAFFCVLREYGAVCLDQIQGADVDLLGLAPGRTLPLHAGAAPQALLAFGSPEFRESVLASGPYPSIASQTPLSGEQLRERVDRTARRGWSVEDSEVIEGVASIAVPVFRRDGTLLGAMSVAGLRANVQGQEERAHRILNAAAKTIAASMAQEDPNDTRDASRLDPPEGSERDSPRAPAVIAKASALMNALAEERIATSTRLTELLEEPPSSVYRMLATLAEAGWVEQIGHRGAYRIGSKLLSLSSELTQRLDIRRAAAPVLREIHAKTGETTFLCIRSATRAVCIERIDGIRVNSRVLKLGESLPLHVGAAPRALLAFEDRSSWDEYAAIVANSGEPWRDVRTRSEFYSGLEQIRGQGFVISDNNVTPGIAAIGAPVFDHRGGVAASLSVSGLREGMLSQPVGAEPIVDLVLAGARALSEYLGAPAVAKADADVSHVIA; encoded by the coding sequence GTGAACACCATTCAGCTGTTGATGAAGGCCAGCCAGGTCATAGACGAACTGGCTCGAATCGGCCAATCAACACCGGCGGAACTGGCCAAAGTAGTGTCCGAGCCCCGGCCGACCGTTTATCGGATCGTCGCAGCCCTGGAGCAGGAGAAGCTCGTACGGTCGGGCGGTGACGGCAAACTTGAGCTGGGGACTGGAATTCTCAAGCTTGGTGACGCTGCGGCGGACGCCCTTGTGGACCGCTCAGAGCTGCGGTCGCAGCTGCGGTGGGTCCGCGGGCAGCTTGGCATGAGCGCGTTTTTCTGCGTGCTGCGGGAGTACGGCGCTGTTTGCCTGGATCAGATCCAAGGGGCGGACGTTGACCTGCTCGGCCTTGCGCCGGGTCGCACCCTCCCTCTGCACGCTGGCGCCGCACCGCAGGCGCTGCTTGCGTTTGGGTCACCCGAATTCCGCGAGTCCGTGCTGGCCTCGGGGCCATACCCGAGCATCGCTTCACAGACACCGCTGTCCGGCGAACAGTTGCGGGAAAGAGTGGACCGCACGGCCCGCCGCGGATGGAGCGTTGAGGACAGCGAGGTCATCGAGGGCGTTGCCTCAATCGCCGTTCCTGTGTTCCGCCGGGACGGCACTCTGCTTGGGGCCATGTCCGTCGCCGGCCTTCGCGCTAATGTCCAGGGGCAGGAAGAGAGAGCTCATCGGATACTCAATGCCGCCGCCAAGACCATCGCGGCCTCCATGGCGCAGGAAGACCCCAACGACACGCGGGACGCTTCGCGTCTGGATCCTCCCGAAGGCTCTGAACGGGACTCGCCGCGCGCGCCCGCAGTAATCGCCAAAGCCAGCGCATTGATGAACGCTCTCGCCGAGGAACGGATTGCCACCTCTACCCGGCTGACGGAACTTCTCGAGGAACCCCCGAGTTCGGTCTATCGAATGTTGGCCACCCTGGCGGAAGCCGGCTGGGTGGAACAGATCGGACACCGCGGGGCGTACCGCATCGGAAGCAAGCTGCTGTCCCTCTCCAGCGAACTTACCCAGCGCTTGGATATTCGTCGCGCAGCGGCTCCTGTCCTGCGCGAAATCCATGCAAAGACGGGGGAGACGACCTTCTTGTGCATCCGCAGCGCTACGCGGGCTGTCTGCATCGAGCGTATCGATGGGATAAGGGTCAACAGCAGGGTCCTGAAACTCGGCGAGTCCCTTCCACTGCATGTCGGCGCGGCACCCCGGGCCTTGCTCGCGTTCGAGGACCGCTCGTCCTGGGACGAATACGCAGCAATTGTTGCCAACAGCGGAGAGCCCTGGCGAGATGTCAGAACCCGATCCGAGTTCTATTCAGGCCTGGAGCAGATCCGGGGCCAGGGCTTTGTGATCAGCGATAACAATGTGACCCCGGGAATCGCGGCCATCGGAGCCCCTGTCTTTGACCATCGCGGTGGGGTAGCCGCCTCCTTGTCTGTCAGTGGCCTTCGCGAGGGCATGCTGTCCCAGCCGGTGGGCGCTGAACCTATCGTCGATCTCGTCCTCGCGGGGGCCCGCGCGTTGTCCGAGTACCTTGGGGCGCCGGCTGTAGCCAAAGCGGATGCAGACGTGTCACATGTCATAGCTTGA
- a CDS encoding Gfo/Idh/MocA family oxidoreductase, whose product MEPIVVGLLGITHPHASARVRALREIEGVEVLAAADEDSRLKYFTDKYDMEPRDIDSLLQDERINAIMVHSKSKDMVPHALRALAAGKSVVVEKPGGGTVEDLERLAEAEAKAAPGLVVQVGYNVRLAQSIAEAKKLIADGVIGEVVSVSARGAALVGEHLTAHLNQPADMGGALWIIGCHMLDSLVHMFGAPDSVNARVHKSGRLSDEKSREDSAAVLLNYPDMSVTFSFDGHDHLEWFESSRVSVYGTGGMLEIGILPQKLRVYVDQDRAGWRAGWTEWTQSYFTPPFARTELNKFSELPELENISNFHPEMRGWVDSIRTGAPVVAPVADALAVARIVEACYRSEKEQGASVEVESA is encoded by the coding sequence TTGGAACCGATCGTCGTAGGACTCTTAGGAATCACACACCCGCACGCTTCTGCCCGGGTTCGCGCCCTGCGTGAAATCGAGGGCGTTGAGGTACTCGCAGCCGCTGACGAGGATTCCCGGCTGAAATACTTCACCGATAAGTACGATATGGAGCCGCGCGACATCGATTCGCTGCTCCAGGATGAGCGCATCAACGCGATCATGGTCCACTCCAAGAGCAAGGACATGGTTCCCCACGCGCTCCGGGCCCTCGCCGCCGGCAAATCCGTCGTCGTCGAAAAGCCCGGCGGAGGCACCGTCGAGGACCTCGAGCGGTTGGCCGAGGCCGAAGCCAAAGCCGCCCCCGGCCTCGTTGTGCAGGTCGGTTACAACGTGCGCCTCGCACAGTCCATCGCCGAGGCCAAGAAGCTAATCGCGGACGGCGTCATCGGTGAAGTCGTCTCGGTATCCGCCCGCGGCGCCGCCCTCGTCGGTGAACACCTGACCGCGCACCTGAACCAACCCGCGGACATGGGCGGCGCCCTCTGGATCATCGGATGCCACATGCTTGACTCCCTGGTCCACATGTTCGGCGCCCCCGACTCGGTCAACGCGCGCGTCCACAAGTCCGGCCGCCTCTCGGATGAGAAGAGCCGCGAGGACTCTGCCGCCGTCCTGCTGAACTACCCGGACATGTCGGTGACCTTCAGCTTTGACGGACACGACCACCTTGAGTGGTTCGAAAGCTCCAGGGTCTCCGTCTACGGGACGGGCGGCATGCTCGAAATCGGCATACTGCCCCAGAAACTCCGCGTGTACGTGGACCAGGACCGCGCCGGGTGGCGGGCCGGATGGACCGAATGGACCCAGAGCTACTTCACCCCGCCCTTCGCCCGGACCGAACTCAATAAGTTCTCGGAACTTCCGGAACTGGAAAACATCAGCAACTTTCACCCTGAGATGCGCGGCTGGGTCGACAGCATCCGCACAGGCGCGCCGGTCGTCGCGCCCGTCGCTGATGCCCTTGCCGTCGCCCGGATCGTTGAGGCATGCTACCGCTCCGAGAAGGAGCAGGGAGCATCCGTCGAGGTCGAGAGCGCATGA
- a CDS encoding 3-oxoacid CoA-transferase subunit A, whose product MLNFVDSVQDAVAGIKDGSTVMIGGFGNAGQPFELIDALLECGATDLTVVNNNAGQGDQGLALLIKEGRVKKMICSFPRQSDSWHFDAKYKAGEIELELVPQGNLAERIRAAGAGIGGFFTPTGYGTMLAEGKETRIIDGRGHVFETPIHADVALIKALKADGKGNLVYRKTARNFGPIMAAAAKHTIVQVSGIVPTGALDPENVVTPGIYVNSIVKVAGSGSTAGKAA is encoded by the coding sequence ATGCTGAACTTCGTAGATTCGGTCCAGGACGCCGTCGCCGGCATCAAGGACGGCTCCACCGTGATGATCGGCGGGTTCGGCAACGCCGGCCAGCCGTTCGAACTGATCGACGCGCTGCTGGAGTGCGGCGCCACGGACCTGACCGTGGTGAACAACAACGCCGGCCAGGGGGATCAGGGCCTGGCCCTGCTGATCAAGGAGGGCCGGGTGAAGAAGATGATCTGTTCCTTCCCGCGGCAGTCCGATTCCTGGCATTTCGACGCCAAGTACAAGGCCGGCGAGATCGAGCTCGAACTCGTCCCGCAGGGCAACCTCGCCGAACGCATCCGCGCCGCGGGGGCCGGGATCGGCGGGTTCTTCACCCCCACCGGCTACGGCACCATGCTCGCCGAGGGCAAGGAAACCCGGATCATCGACGGCCGCGGCCACGTGTTCGAAACCCCCATCCACGCCGACGTCGCCCTCATCAAGGCCCTGAAGGCTGACGGCAAGGGCAACCTCGTCTACCGCAAGACCGCCCGGAACTTTGGCCCCATCATGGCAGCGGCCGCGAAGCACACCATCGTCCAGGTCTCCGGGATCGTGCCCACCGGGGCGCTGGACCCGGAGAACGTGGTCACCCCGGGCATCTACGTCAACAGCATCGTCAAAGTTGCCGGGAGCGGCAGCACAGCAGGAAAGGCGGCCTGA
- a CDS encoding helix-turn-helix domain-containing protein, with protein sequence MGPGWHIPTLLTGLSLVHLVSGGAKEASELPRITGPPLSTVHRLPQVLKSEGYLRDALVGLGLGPTLIVLGFNALSSNPLAAVATPHLDTLAGQVLDTVHMAVPDHGSVLYLVKIPGYQ encoded by the coding sequence GTGGGCCCGGGGTGGCATATACCCACGCTGCTGACCGGACTGTCCCTGGTGCATCTCGTCTCCGGCGGCGCCAAGGAGGCTTCAGAGCTGCCGCGCATCACCGGGCCGCCGCTCAGCACGGTGCATCGGCTCCCGCAGGTACTTAAAAGCGAAGGCTACCTCCGGGACGCACTCGTGGGTCTCGGCCTGGGACCAACCCTGATCGTGCTGGGGTTCAACGCCCTCTCGTCCAACCCGCTGGCCGCCGTCGCAACACCTCATCTGGACACCCTGGCTGGCCAGGTGCTGGACACCGTGCACATGGCCGTCCCCGATCACGGCTCGGTTCTCTACCTCGTCAAAATTCCCGGCTATCAGTGA
- the iolG gene encoding inositol 2-dehydrogenase, whose translation MSNDKRLRLALFGSGRIGQVHARNIAAHPNIDLVLIADPFIDGARRLAESTGALAVQDPEEVFADTSLDGVIIGSPTSTHVDLISRSVARGLAVLCEKPIDLDIDTVLACREQIKDSTVPIMLGFNRRFDPSFAAVRARVEAGEIGKLEQLTITSRDPEPAPRDYIAGSGGIFRDMTIHDLDMARSFIPNIVEVSAVASNVFSKDIEELNDFDSAVVTLRGSEGELITITNSRHCAFGYDQRLEAFGPDGMLSAANVAPTTVRKSGAKGTEEADAYYPFFLERYPQAYYAELDAFAHSIRSGATTSPSFADGVSALILANAAAESAVTGKTVSVVEL comes from the coding sequence ATGTCCAACGACAAGCGCCTGCGTCTGGCCCTTTTCGGCTCCGGCCGCATCGGGCAGGTACATGCACGCAACATCGCAGCACACCCGAACATCGATCTCGTCCTGATCGCTGACCCCTTCATCGACGGGGCACGCCGTCTGGCGGAAAGCACCGGTGCACTCGCTGTGCAGGACCCCGAAGAAGTCTTCGCAGACACCAGTCTGGACGGGGTCATCATCGGCTCGCCCACCAGCACTCACGTGGACCTTATTTCCCGCTCGGTAGCCCGAGGCCTTGCCGTGCTCTGCGAAAAGCCCATCGATCTGGATATCGACACCGTCCTCGCGTGCCGCGAACAGATCAAAGACTCCACTGTCCCCATCATGCTCGGGTTCAACCGGCGCTTCGATCCCTCCTTCGCTGCTGTCCGCGCCAGGGTGGAAGCCGGAGAAATCGGCAAGCTGGAACAGCTCACCATCACCAGCCGCGACCCCGAGCCAGCGCCACGGGACTACATCGCCGGATCAGGCGGCATCTTCAGGGACATGACGATCCACGACCTGGACATGGCCCGTTCCTTTATCCCGAACATCGTCGAAGTCTCCGCAGTGGCGTCCAACGTCTTCAGCAAAGACATCGAAGAGCTTAACGACTTCGATTCCGCCGTAGTGACTCTGCGCGGCAGCGAAGGCGAGCTCATCACCATTACCAACTCCCGTCACTGCGCTTTCGGCTACGACCAGAGGCTGGAAGCATTCGGGCCGGACGGCATGCTCTCGGCGGCCAACGTCGCGCCCACCACCGTCCGCAAATCCGGTGCCAAAGGTACAGAAGAAGCTGACGCCTACTACCCCTTCTTCCTCGAACGCTACCCGCAGGCCTACTACGCAGAGCTGGATGCATTCGCGCACTCCATCCGGAGCGGGGCAACCACCTCACCGAGTTTCGCCGACGGGGTTTCCGCCCTGATCCTGGCGAACGCGGCAGCAGAATCCGCCGTCACCGGCAAAACTGTGAGCGTCGTCGAGCTCTAG
- a CDS encoding thiolase family protein, with protein MNQAFVYDAVRTPFGKFGSGLAAVRPDDLAAHVIKESVKRAPSLDVERIDEVVFGNANGAGEENRNIARMGTLLAGLPVSIPGTTVNRLCGSSLDAAIIASRQINAGDADLMLVGGAESMSRAPWVLPKTEKPYPAGDMTLASTTLGWRLVNKAMPKEWTISLGEATERLREKYGVTREAQDEFAAASHNLSAAAWDEGFYDNLVAPVPGTDLVRDEGIRAGSSAEKLAGLKTVFRAENGTVTAGNASPLSDGASAAWIGSEAAAGLLGLDPLARIAGRGAHANDPQYFGYAPVEAANKALEKAGIGWEQVGAVELNEAFAAQSLACINAWGVDHSIVNRHGGAIAMGHPLGASGTRILGTLARSLQASGERWGVAAICIGVGQGLAVVLENVTAAGTNTGKDQ; from the coding sequence ATGAACCAGGCTTTTGTGTACGACGCTGTGCGCACCCCCTTTGGAAAGTTCGGCTCCGGCCTCGCCGCCGTCCGCCCGGACGACCTTGCTGCGCACGTGATCAAGGAATCCGTCAAGCGGGCGCCGTCCCTCGACGTCGAGCGGATCGATGAGGTGGTGTTCGGCAACGCCAACGGTGCCGGTGAGGAGAACCGCAACATCGCCCGGATGGGCACGCTGCTGGCCGGGCTCCCGGTTTCCATCCCGGGCACCACGGTGAACCGGCTCTGCGGGTCCTCCCTGGATGCCGCCATTATTGCCTCCCGCCAGATCAATGCCGGTGATGCCGACCTGATGTTGGTCGGTGGCGCCGAGTCGATGTCCCGCGCGCCCTGGGTGCTGCCGAAGACGGAGAAGCCGTATCCGGCCGGGGACATGACCCTGGCGTCCACGACGCTGGGCTGGCGCCTGGTGAACAAGGCGATGCCGAAGGAGTGGACCATCTCCCTGGGCGAGGCCACCGAGAGGCTCCGCGAGAAGTACGGCGTGACCCGGGAGGCGCAGGATGAGTTCGCCGCTGCCTCGCACAACCTGTCCGCGGCCGCCTGGGACGAGGGCTTCTACGACAACCTGGTCGCCCCGGTGCCGGGCACGGACCTGGTGCGCGACGAGGGCATCCGGGCGGGTTCTTCGGCGGAGAAGCTCGCCGGGCTCAAGACCGTGTTCCGGGCAGAGAACGGCACGGTCACCGCGGGGAACGCGTCCCCGTTGTCCGACGGCGCCTCCGCGGCCTGGATCGGGTCCGAGGCGGCCGCGGGGCTGCTGGGCCTGGACCCGCTGGCGCGTATCGCCGGGCGTGGCGCGCACGCCAACGATCCGCAGTACTTTGGCTACGCCCCGGTCGAGGCGGCGAACAAGGCCCTCGAAAAGGCGGGCATCGGCTGGGAGCAGGTGGGCGCTGTCGAACTTAACGAAGCGTTCGCCGCGCAGTCCCTGGCCTGCATCAACGCCTGGGGCGTCGACCACTCGATCGTGAACCGGCACGGCGGGGCGATTGCCATGGGCCACCCGCTGGGTGCTTCCGGGACCCGGATCCTGGGCACCCTGGCCCGGTCCCTGCAGGCCTCCGGCGAACGCTGGGGTGTCGCTGCGATCTGCATCGGCGTGGGCCAGGGCCTGGCCGTCGTGCTCGAAAACGTGACCGCCGCCGGAACCAACACTGGAAAGGACCAGTAA
- a CDS encoding substrate-binding domain-containing protein — protein sequence MKVFSSPAVKKALDEVIDLFQQATSVDVKAVFEPTGQLLGRIEAREPFDAMIAVSGSFASLGPVIDASTLTPVARAGIGVAVNGGTSAPDISTAESFIKTIRGARSVAYSGIGASGAYFATLLEVLGLSEEVGSHATIVKKGYVAEAVVDGTADIAIQQLSELLFVPQAHIVGPLPPEFQHYTEFSAAVSADSTTPVEAQSFVSFLASPAAQAKYLQTMLELPTAPGK from the coding sequence GTGAAAGTCTTTAGCTCTCCGGCCGTCAAAAAGGCCCTCGATGAAGTCATCGATCTGTTCCAACAGGCAACATCAGTCGACGTTAAGGCTGTCTTTGAGCCAACAGGCCAGCTGCTTGGACGCATAGAAGCCCGTGAACCGTTCGATGCGATGATCGCGGTAAGCGGCTCGTTCGCGTCGTTGGGGCCCGTAATCGATGCCAGTACCCTGACACCTGTGGCTCGCGCCGGCATCGGTGTCGCCGTCAACGGCGGCACTTCAGCTCCTGACATCTCGACGGCCGAATCCTTCATCAAGACCATCCGCGGCGCCAGGTCGGTAGCCTACTCCGGTATCGGAGCCAGCGGAGCCTACTTCGCGACACTGCTGGAAGTCCTGGGCCTCAGCGAAGAAGTCGGCTCCCACGCCACCATCGTCAAAAAGGGTTACGTCGCCGAAGCCGTCGTGGACGGCACCGCGGATATAGCAATCCAGCAGCTCAGCGAACTGCTGTTCGTACCCCAAGCCCACATCGTCGGTCCACTGCCCCCCGAGTTCCAGCACTACACAGAATTCTCTGCGGCAGTAAGCGCCGACTCCACTACACCAGTGGAAGCGCAGTCCTTCGTATCCTTCCTAGCCTCCCCGGCAGCACAAGCCAAATACCTGCAAACGATGCTCGAACTGCCAACGGCCCCCGGCAAATAG
- a CDS encoding ferredoxin reductase family protein, which yields MTATADHPGAARSEAGASGSVSPALALWLIMAGAVAVMALGVIKAPHPVQFNLPLVAHMSGLLAGYGVTVMMGLMSRAPGLERGVGADRLSRWHGLGGRAIFVLMLIHGVAATVAWSMVQRIPLSAATVDVLRMPGLVTATAGTLLFIGVGYVSTRNVRRRMQYESWHLVHLLTYVAIALSFAHELAGPDLAGMPLVQIAWSLLYTLSFGLVLRYRVLAPLTQMWRHRLRVDHIVHEGAGVVSIILRGRHLEELNAESGQFFRWRFLAGPLWLSSHPFSLSAPPHPQFLRITVKAVGDGTRLIHAVKPGTRVLGAGPYGAMTNERREGRGVLLIGGGVGITPMRALFETLPVHGRELTLLYRASSVEEILFRDELEHIARQRGAQLIFLTGSASDPRNAMSAQNLLAMVPDLATRDVYMCASPRLSSAATLALRQAGVPRRQLHHEDFSF from the coding sequence ATGACAGCAACAGCCGACCATCCCGGAGCTGCCCGGTCAGAAGCGGGGGCGTCCGGGAGCGTCTCACCTGCCCTGGCGCTGTGGCTGATTATGGCCGGTGCGGTCGCAGTCATGGCCCTGGGAGTGATCAAGGCCCCCCATCCGGTGCAGTTCAACCTTCCCCTGGTGGCCCACATGTCCGGACTGTTGGCCGGCTACGGTGTCACCGTCATGATGGGCCTGATGTCACGCGCACCTGGGCTGGAACGTGGAGTCGGTGCTGACCGGCTATCCCGATGGCACGGCTTGGGCGGCAGGGCCATCTTCGTGCTGATGCTCATTCACGGCGTAGCCGCGACCGTGGCCTGGTCAATGGTTCAACGGATCCCGTTGAGTGCGGCCACAGTGGACGTTCTTCGGATGCCCGGACTTGTTACTGCCACAGCCGGAACATTGCTGTTCATCGGAGTCGGCTACGTGTCTACGCGAAACGTGCGGCGCAGGATGCAGTACGAGTCCTGGCACTTAGTGCATCTCCTCACTTACGTGGCCATCGCGCTGTCCTTCGCCCACGAACTGGCAGGCCCGGACCTGGCGGGGATGCCCCTCGTACAGATCGCATGGAGCCTGCTCTACACCCTAAGTTTCGGGCTGGTACTCCGGTACCGGGTGCTTGCCCCGCTCACGCAGATGTGGCGGCACCGGCTGCGCGTAGATCACATCGTCCACGAGGGAGCAGGCGTGGTCAGCATCATCCTTCGAGGCCGCCACCTCGAAGAACTCAACGCCGAATCCGGCCAATTCTTTCGGTGGCGATTCCTGGCTGGACCCCTCTGGCTGTCTTCCCACCCCTTCTCGCTGTCAGCGCCGCCGCACCCCCAATTCCTCCGGATAACCGTCAAGGCGGTAGGCGACGGCACCCGCCTCATTCACGCCGTGAAACCCGGAACAAGGGTCCTCGGCGCGGGCCCGTATGGTGCCATGACGAATGAGCGACGCGAAGGCCGGGGAGTCCTTCTAATCGGTGGCGGGGTGGGAATCACCCCTATGAGGGCCCTCTTCGAGACACTCCCGGTCCACGGACGGGAACTGACCCTGCTGTATCGGGCCTCCTCCGTGGAAGAGATTCTCTTCCGCGACGAGCTCGAGCACATCGCTCGGCAGCGCGGGGCGCAACTGATCTTCCTGACCGGATCTGCCTCCGACCCGCGGAACGCGATGTCAGCGCAAAACCTGCTGGCTATGGTCCCGGACCTTGCCACCCGAGACGTCTACATGTGCGCCTCACCACGACTCTCCTCCGCCGCGACATTGGCTCTAAGGCAGGCCGGCGTTCCGCGGAGGCAACTCCACCACGAGGATTTCAGCTTCTAG
- a CDS encoding sugar phosphate isomerase/epimerase family protein, with amino-acid sequence MNSQNEETVTPQLIATCWVSAGDTAPGLPDETSPIPIEERIELIAQTGWSGIGLVHHDLLQARRTIGYAELSRIIREAGIDIVEVEFLNGWWTTGAERAESDIQRAELFEAAKALGARHIKVGAGETDNPLPLSTMASAFADLADEAAESGIRLALEATPFSHLRTTQEAVKVVTHSDSPAAGLMIDIWHTHRSGLSHDDLWDVVPMDRVFAVEIDDGHKDVVGSLFEDTINNRAYCGEGDFDTRRFIRRTLDAGYKGPWGVEIISAEHRSLPVAEGLKRAYETAMNCFPSTVNAR; translated from the coding sequence ATGAACTCCCAGAACGAGGAAACCGTGACTCCACAGCTAATTGCCACCTGCTGGGTGAGTGCAGGGGACACCGCCCCCGGCCTCCCGGACGAGACCAGCCCCATCCCGATCGAGGAGCGCATCGAACTGATCGCCCAGACCGGATGGTCCGGCATCGGTTTGGTGCACCACGACCTGCTGCAGGCCCGCCGAACCATCGGCTACGCCGAACTCTCCCGGATCATCCGCGAGGCAGGAATCGACATCGTCGAGGTGGAGTTCCTGAACGGCTGGTGGACCACCGGTGCCGAGCGCGCCGAATCCGACATCCAGCGCGCCGAATTGTTTGAAGCCGCGAAGGCCCTGGGCGCGCGGCACATCAAGGTCGGAGCCGGCGAGACAGACAACCCTCTTCCGCTGTCGACGATGGCCAGCGCCTTCGCTGATTTGGCGGACGAAGCTGCCGAATCCGGCATACGGCTGGCACTGGAGGCCACGCCTTTCTCCCACCTGCGCACAACCCAGGAAGCGGTCAAGGTCGTCACACACTCCGACAGCCCGGCCGCGGGTCTGATGATCGATATCTGGCACACCCACAGGTCAGGACTCTCACATGACGACCTCTGGGACGTCGTACCCATGGACAGGGTTTTCGCCGTGGAAATCGATGACGGACACAAGGACGTCGTCGGCAGCCTCTTCGAAGACACCATCAACAACCGCGCCTACTGCGGCGAAGGGGACTTCGACACCCGCAGGTTCATCCGACGAACACTGGATGCCGGATACAAGGGCCCCTGGGGTGTGGAGATTATCTCCGCCGAACACCGCAGCCTCCCCGTAGCGGAGGGCCTCAAACGAGCCTATGAGACCGCCATGAACTGCTTCCCCAGTACCGTAAACGCCCGCTGA
- a CDS encoding 3-oxoacid CoA-transferase subunit B, whose translation MSVQSNEKSLQTSATPLGRDDLARLVAKDIAPGSFVNLGIGQPTLVSNYLTEDQNITLHTENGMLGMGPEAKGDEIDEDLINAGKIPVTELPGASYFHHADSFAIMRGGHLDICVLGAFQVSATGDLANWHTGAPGAIPAVGGAMDLATGAKDVFVMMTLLTREGASKIVDACTYPITGVGCVTRVYTDKAIFLTGPDGVTVRETFGCTLEELQDLVPVPLKATPGAMDQR comes from the coding sequence ATGAGCGTGCAGTCCAACGAAAAGTCCCTCCAGACCTCGGCGACGCCCCTGGGCCGGGATGACCTGGCCCGGCTGGTGGCAAAGGACATCGCCCCCGGGTCCTTCGTGAACCTCGGCATCGGCCAGCCCACCCTGGTGTCCAACTACCTCACCGAGGACCAGAACATCACCCTCCACACGGAGAACGGGATGCTGGGCATGGGCCCGGAAGCCAAGGGCGACGAGATCGACGAGGACCTGATCAACGCCGGCAAGATCCCCGTCACCGAACTCCCGGGCGCGTCCTACTTCCACCACGCCGACTCGTTCGCGATCATGCGCGGCGGGCACCTGGACATCTGCGTCCTGGGCGCCTTCCAGGTCTCCGCCACCGGCGACCTCGCCAACTGGCACACCGGCGCACCCGGGGCGATTCCCGCCGTCGGCGGTGCCATGGACCTGGCCACCGGCGCCAAGGACGTCTTCGTGATGATGACCCTCCTGACCCGCGAAGGCGCATCCAAGATCGTGGACGCCTGCACCTACCCCATCACCGGCGTCGGCTGCGTCACCCGCGTCTACACGGACAAAGCCATCTTCCTCACCGGCCCGGACGGCGTCACCGTCCGCGAAACCTTCGGCTGCACCCTCGAGGAACTCCAGGACCTGGTACCCGTCCCGCTCAAGGCCACGCCCGGTGCCATGGATCAAAGGTAA